A window of Pseudochaenichthys georgianus chromosome 11, fPseGeo1.2, whole genome shotgun sequence genomic DNA:
taTTACCAATAACCGAAATGTCCTGtgaaatgcatgaatgtgtagATGTTTCATTTCGTGGATTTGATTGTTTGTTAGGCATTACCTGGTCCTGGCGTCATGCCGCCCAGTGAGTCTTGGAGTATCCTTTCAGTTCTGGATGCAAACGCTGCAGTTGGCTTGGGATACAGGCAGTTTGTATCCCTTATGTCATAATGCCCCGGGCCTGGAAAGGGAGGGTCCTTAGGGACAATCAGAGGAGGTTCTGATATTGCCAAATAAAATCCTCTCCTTGAAACACAGTTCACAGAATTCACATTGTTAGATTATTGAAAAATAATTAACTAGAGTTAACATAACCAGTCAGATAAATATGGTTTGTTTACTCACGGGAGAATGGTCTTCCTCACCGGTGCAGGGGGCTGATGGGGGCTGTAGGCTCCTGGGCCTGGTACATGGTTGTCAACCGGAGGAAGGATTCTCTGAGTTTTTGATTTGAAAGGGGACACGACTGCTTTGGAGCTTTGCTGGATTATATTGCTGCGTACTTCATAGTGGCCTTCAACAAACGTATGATGTAAGACAAATAATATTAAGACAGAAATATGAAAACAAATATTATGCATGATCTTTAATAGAGAGGTAATTACATGGTGATGGCAAATCATTGTTTAGGTAAATAGAGTTCCGTTTAGTTTTTGACAGGAAAGTTGATGTGCCAAACCCTGAGGAGAAGCCCACTCTGCTGCTACAACGGACCTGTCACAAAAGCAACAACATGAAAGATATAAGTTAACTACAGGATGCAGAACACATTATTTAAAAGCACCTTGCATTATTCTCATACATCATATTGATTCGGGGCTGGAGTTGGGTGCTTCGGACCATCCTTCTGCACAGCCACGGGCAGCCTGAACACCCTGGAGACTCCTACGTTGAACTTGTTCTTGTTTACCAAGGAGCTTGGCAGGGTGTAGGCATTCGGTCCTGGGGTGCATCTCTGTGGTTTACCAGGACCCCTGGTAGTCTATGGGAGAGGATGATACGACAAATAATGCTCCA
This region includes:
- the stpg1 gene encoding O(6)-methylguanine-induced apoptosis 2, with amino-acid sequence MGKMDRRFDEQTVPAYIVSSQLATTYQRVVKANQEVKGFSSQARRFPSNKCLNESPGPGSYGSISSAEVQSPSFSKKGTTGFVGYKTTRGPGKPQRCTPGPNAYTLPSSLVNKNKFNVGVSRVFRLPVAVQKDGPKHPTPAPNQYDVRCSSRVGFSSGFGTSTFLSKTKRNSIYLNNDLPSPCHYEVRSNIIQQSSKAVVSPFKSKTQRILPPVDNHVPGPGAYSPHQPPAPVRKTILPRGFYLAISEPPLIVPKDPPFPGPGHYDIRDTNCLYPKPTAAFASRTERILQDSLGGMTPGPGFYDPQILPKQSFFFNDSRVWLPV